The region AACTTAGCTAAATCTGTTACTGTTGAATAAATTTAAAAATTGTTTTTTTTTTTTAGTTATGTTATATTATCTATAGCATAACTTTTTTTTAGTTTTCTAGGAGGTTACTCATGATAAAATCTTTAAATACAATATCAAAACTATTAAATTTAGATATTGATATATTAAAAAAATCTTTAATTGATAAAAATCTTAAGAATGAAAGCTTTATCGAGATAGATATGAGAGATTTTTTTACTGATAAACTTTATTTTTTACCTAGTGAAAATTTGTATATTTATTTTTTTGAAAACTCTTCTAATAGAAATAGATCTACTTTTATTTTAGAATTCTTTAAATCAATGTTAAATATTAATAAAAAATATTCAAAAATTAATATAAAATTCTTTTTATTACAAAATAATGAAGTGTTGGAAATTAAAGATATTTTCAATCGTCTCCCTTATTCTTTAGATCGTTATTCACCTGACTTTGAGTACATTTTAAAAGATTTTGAATATTCTACGGATGAAAATTTAAAAAAAGAAATTAAATTAAAAATGTTTTCTCAAATGATTAAATTTATTTCAAATGATCCTGAATTGATTCAGATTACAAAACTCTTATTAAACAATTAATTATTTCAAAGAAAAATTTTAATGGAAAATTTAATATTTTTAAAATTTAATATTACAAAACGTCTTTCTATTAATTTAGATCTAGAATATTTACAAAACATAGTGTTCTCTGTGCTTAATCTTAGATGAGACTGAAAGTAAAACTTTATTAGTCAATCAATATATACTTAAGTTTAAATTCATGCAGGTGTTTATATAGAAATTCGAGAAAAAACAGAATATCACAAAGAAAATTTATTTTTTATTTATAAACATCCTGATTCTTTATTTATTTCACCTGAATATTACTGAAAATTCATTTTTTTATATTTTAAAATTAAATGATAATAATATCGAATCTTCTGAATTAGAACTAGATTCCGACGAAAAATTAATAACTCACTTGTTTAACTTTGAAAAATTACTTATCCCTACTAAAGAGTTAAAGTAAAGTATTACCAAGTCTTTTCTATTATTTACATCTAAGATCCACTCCCTAAATTTTTGCTTCTATACACACTATTTTTTTGAAATTTTCTTTCTTTTATTCTTTTTTCCGTAATTCTTTTATTATTCTCTTACTTTCTAATATTTTTCTTGAAAAAATAAAAAAAATTCATTATACTTAAAAGAAATACTATTTAAAAAGGAGAAAATTATGATACAAGATAGTTATAAAAAAGCTATAGCCTATGTTGGGAAAAAATATGTTAATGATAAAGTTTCTTGTATTGATGCAAATTATTTAACATATCTTTCGACTATTACAATGGAAATATTTGTAGCATTCAATAAAGAACCTAATTTTAATTTAGAAATCGCTATTCAAACTGCCTTACTTCATGATATTTTAGATAATACCAAAACAAATTTTAATGATTTAAAAGAACAATTTGGAACACACATTGCTACTACAGTTTTAGCTATTACAAAAGATAAGACAATAATTAATAAAGAAGATTCTATAAAAAATAATCTTAAAAGAATTAATGCTACTTTTAAAGAAGCTACTGTTGTTAAATTAGCTGAATTAATTACAAAATTAGATACTAAAAATTGTGAC is a window of Hypnocyclicus thermotrophus DNA encoding:
- a CDS encoding Rpn family recombination-promoting nuclease/putative transposase, whose protein sequence is MIKSLNTISKLLNLDIDILKKSLIDKNLKNESFIEIDMRDFFTDKLYFLPSENLYIYFFENSSNRNRSTFILEFFKSMLNINKKYSKINIKFFLLQNNEVLEIKDIFNRLPYSLDRYSPDFEYILKDFEYSTDENLKKEIKLKMFSQMIKFISNDPELIQITKLLLNN
- a CDS encoding bifunctional (p)ppGpp synthetase/guanosine-3',5'-bis(diphosphate) 3'-pyrophosphohydrolase, translating into MIQDSYKKAIAYVGKKYVNDKVSCIDANYLTYLSTITMEIFVAFNKEPNFNLEIAIQTALLHDILDNTKTNFNDLKEQFGTHIATTVLAITKDKTIINKEDSIKNNLKRINATFKEATVVKLAELITKLDTKNCDIQKFNEIINESKYFLENLKNKNYFLENRLKELIEKNKEF